Genomic window (Sphingobacteriales bacterium):
AACGCTGATATTCAAGTATTTGTATTAAAAAAATAAAACAATATGCAATTATCCATTCCGGCTTGCCCAAAAAGAAGCTTTGTTCAGCAATCTCAAAGCAGCGAATACCGCTTTTCAAAAAATCTATCCGGGCGACCGCAGCGAGCGGCAGCCTGTACATACGCTGTATGGCGGAGCTAATTTATTCAAATCTAACTCTGCCCAAGTGCTTGCCGAGCGTGCTTTGGAGGTGTTTCATACTTATAGCCCCGACTTTGTCACTTTCGGAAAAATATTTGCTTTGGAAGGAAGCTCCGCTTTTTCAGATGGTCGCAGTGCCGCCGCGTGGAAAGCCGAATACGAAGCCCTCACACCCGAATCACGCCGCGCCCACCCCGCGCGTTTGAGCTACGAAGTATATGAAAAAGTAGTGCGCAAGCTAAAAACCGAAGCCATTGAAGATTTTCGGATTGATTTTGAAGATGGCTACGGCAACCGCAGTAACGAAGAAGAAGACGAATGTGCGGCATTTGCGGCACAAGAAGTAGCCAAAGGTATGCGCGAAGGCACTTTGTCGCCTTTTATCGGTATTCGTATCAAGCCGTTTACGGAAGAAATGAAAGAGCGCGGTTTGCGCACATTAGATATTTTTCTCAGCACACTCGTTGCCCACACACAAGGTGCATTGCCGGATAATTTTGTGGTGATGTTGCCCAAAGTTACCATTCCCGAACAAGTGAGCACGCTGGTAGCCTGTTTTGAAATTTTGGAAAAAATGCTGCACCTGCCCGCCAACAGCCTGAAAATGGAAATGATGGTAGAAACCACCCAATCTATTATGGACAGCGATGGCACAAACCCTTTGTATCGTTTTGTTAAAGCCTCCAAAGGGCGTTGTATTGCCATGCACTTTGGCACTTACGATTATACAGCTTCGTGCAGCATTACGGCAATGTATCAGGAAATGGATCATCCGGTATGCGATTTTGCGCACCACATGACCAAAGTGGCTTTGGCGCACACGGGTATTTGGCTCTCGGACGGTGCTACCAACACCATGCCCATCGGACCGCATCGCGGCGATGCCCTTACGCCGGAGCAGCAGCACGAAAATACGGCAGTGGTGCACCGTGCTTGGAAAAAAGGCTACGACCATATCCGCCATTCGCTGTGGCACGGCTACTATCAGGGCTGGGATTTGAATCCCGCTCAGTTTCCGATGCGTTATGCGGCGGTCTTTGCTTTCTTTTTGGAAAGTTATGACGATGCCGTAGCGCGTTTGAAGACTTTTGTAGAAAAAGCTGCCCGCGCCACCCTCATCGGTGATGTGTTTGATGATGCTGCCACCGGACAGGGACTGCTCAATTATTTTTTGCGGGCACTCAACAGTGGAGCTATCAGCGAAGAAGAAGTATTACGTACCGGACTTACTTTAGATGAAATACGCAGCCGTTCTTTTAAAAAGATTTTAGAAAACCGCAAGCAGTAACAATTTAAGATAATAAATATTATATACAAATCGGCTAAGGTTCTTTTTTCAAAAAGGATCTTAGCCGATTTGTTTTTTTTATTACTACTATTTTTTAATTTGAATACGCAGCAATCAAATATCTATTTGGCTAGTTGTTTTAGATTCATTCCTTCAAAAAAGCCAAACGAACATTCATTTAGCATGCGTATAATTACTGCATATACAAACGAATATACAAACATACTCAAAGTATCCTGATTGAAAATCTGCATCAAAATACGATATACATCGGGACTGGCGGTGCGCAATTGAAGTGGTGTTTCAAAAAAGGCTTCGGCACAGGCTGTAAACAAATTTAAAAAGTTGCTCTCCAAATAAGCAGCATTGGAAGAAGGAAAACCGATGCGCTCCTGATTGATACGTCCTATCGCAAAACGCTGCCAATGCAATAAATTTTCGGGCTGTACCGCAAATACTTTAACAGGACTCAAATGGTGCTCCCAGTATAAAGCGTGAATAAAATAATGGAGGGTGATGTTGTAGTTGAGTTCGGGCTGCTGAAGATTTTGGAGCAAACTCTGCCAATTAACGACCACAATACCATCGGTGCGCACTTCGCCGTAGTGAAATTGCTGTGTGGCATTGGAATAATACAGCATCGCCTGCACCAACACCGTATGAAAATGCGGAAAAAGATAATAATCCAAGCCCCAGGTGAGCTTGATGGCGGTGGCAGCTATCAATATGCGTATTTCTTCAGCCAAATTAAACCCCGCCGCCTTGATGTGTTTTATATTGATAAATTGCGCCAGCCGCTGCTCAAAAATGCTTTTTTGGCTCTCTTCCAATAAATTGTAAAACAGGAAATAATCCTGCAATACAGTGCGTTGTTGTTCGGATAGGATATAATAAGTAGCTGTTGTGTTCATTTCCTTAATATATATCAGATAGAGAATACATCTCTATAACGAAATTAATTGCCAAAAAATGCGAGCAAGGGACTCCAAATTCGCCGACTCCAGTCTTTTTTTCCGCCATACATCGCTCCTTCATCTACAAATAACTGCACCGAATAGCCTTTTTGTTCCAGCAAAGCGGTCATTTTTTCGATAGATTGCTGCAAACGCAGTTCGTAATCGCTGTTGGTGCCGTTGTCAAAATAAAAAGACAGGTTTTTATAAGCTCCCGCATCATCGGCAACTTTTTTGAGGTAAGTGTAGTATTCTTTTTCCCAATCAAAGCGCGGCGACAAACAAATGGCTTTTCCAAAGGCTTGCGGCTGCTCCCACGACAACAAAAACGCCGTGAGTGCGCCCACATCAGCTCCCATCGACACGGTATTTTCGGCTTCGGGCTGCGTGCGGTAGTGTTGGTCAATGAAAGGTTTGAGCGTATTAGCTACAAAGTTGCGGTAGGAAGCATTGCAATTACGGCTAAATGACGTAAATCCCGCGTCCATACCGTTATTAATGCTCACCACAATAATATCCTGCAAACGCTGCGCTTTGATGAGGCTGTCCACACGCTCGGCAATGCGCCAGCGATAGGAGGCAATCGTGGAAGAACCATAAAATCCCTGCAAACCATCGTGTACATACAATACCGGATAATGTGCTTCGGAGTCGGTGGCGTAACTGTCGGGCAATGTAACCGTAACACGGCGTTGCAAGCCGCCGCTGCTCGGCAGGTCGTTGTGATAATGGTATTTGGAAAAAACGGGGGCGGCGGGTTCGGGGCGGCTGTAAGCATTATCACCGCCGCCGCTTGATGAGGGAGAAGCGATTGAAGTTGTGTTTTTGCTGCCGCCGTGTATATCCAACCAACGGTAAATGTGCAAATCAATCACAGTATCGCGGCGTGCCGCAAAAGAAAATTCGAGGGTTTCGCCGTTGCTGTCAATCGCTTCTGTGCCACTGCGCCCGCGCGTGATATGAAAAGTGATGTTTTCGCCTTTAGGAAACTGAAAAATACGCAGCCAAGACCCCTCATTTGCTTTAAACAAAGGCGTTCCGCTGCCGTTCCAAGCCCCCAAATAAGCGTGGTTGCCCTCTACGCATACCATATCGCTGCCAATATTGCCTTTGCACGACACAATAAAAGACACACGAATCGGCTGTGTTTGAGCGAAAAAAAGTAAAATAAATTTCAGTGACAGTAAAAAAGAATAGCAATACATATTTGCTGTGCGGTTACATAAATCAGACAACAAAAGTAGTTTTTTTCAAATAAATAGCGAAAAACAGTTTGTTTTTTTATAAAAAAACAAAACAGATAAGCTATCAAATTCCGAATAAAATATATTATATTTGTTAATATTTCTTAATTTTTGCATATTTTTTAATTTTTCAACTAAATCTTTCGTTGATTTTTTATGCTCAAAATTTTTTTAATTCATTTTCTATTCCTCATTCTCTTCTTCAAAAAAAATGTATGAAAAACCAATTTGTTGTATTATTATTCGGATTGTTGTTGCTGGCTGCCTGTAGCAACAGTAGCAAAGATTCGGAACCGATGGGTGTGGCTGCCGATGGTGCTGCCGCCCCTACGGTTGCTGCCGACAATGACACCGAAAGCCAACTTTCCAAAACCCGTGCCGCCGCCGCATCTGCTCCGGCTACCAACGAAGATTTGATTGTTTCTTTACCTTCTTCGGCAGCAGCCAAGCTCGGCTTGCACGACAGCACCCGCCGCCTCATTCGCACCGCCGACATTAAATTTCGTACCAAAGATGCAGTAAAAAGCACTTATGCTATTGAAGATATTGTGGCGCGGCACGGCGGCTTTATTACCGCTACCCACCTGAGCAGCGAACTCAACCGCGAAAAAGAACAAAATATCAGCCGCGACTCCATATTGATAACGACTTTTTATACGGTCAATAATCGCCTGCAATTTCGTGTACCTGCC
Coding sequences:
- a CDS encoding phosphoenolpyruvate kinase; protein product: MCNYPFRLAQKEALFSNLKAANTAFQKIYPGDRSERQPVHTLYGGANLFKSNSAQVLAERALEVFHTYSPDFVTFGKIFALEGSSAFSDGRSAAAWKAEYEALTPESRRAHPARLSYEVYEKVVRKLKTEAIEDFRIDFEDGYGNRSNEEEDECAAFAAQEVAKGMREGTLSPFIGIRIKPFTEEMKERGLRTLDIFLSTLVAHTQGALPDNFVVMLPKVTIPEQVSTLVACFEILEKMLHLPANSLKMEMMVETTQSIMDSDGTNPLYRFVKASKGRCIAMHFGTYDYTASCSITAMYQEMDHPVCDFAHHMTKVALAHTGIWLSDGATNTMPIGPHRGDALTPEQQHENTAVVHRAWKKGYDHIRHSLWHGYYQGWDLNPAQFPMRYAAVFAFFLESYDDAVARLKTFVEKAARATLIGDVFDDAATGQGLLNYFLRALNSGAISEEEVLRTGLTLDEIRSRSFKKILENRKQ
- a CDS encoding zinc-dependent peptidase, with the protein product MNTTATYYILSEQQRTVLQDYFLFYNLLEESQKSIFEQRLAQFINIKHIKAAGFNLAEEIRILIAATAIKLTWGLDYYLFPHFHTVLVQAMLYYSNATQQFHYGEVRTDGIVVVNWQSLLQNLQQPELNYNITLHYFIHALYWEHHLSPVKVFAVQPENLLHWQRFAIGRINQERIGFPSSNAAYLESNFLNLFTACAEAFFETPLQLRTASPDVYRILMQIFNQDTLSMFVYSFVYAVIIRMLNECSFGFFEGMNLKQLAK